The genomic window TGTGACGCCGCCGTAGTAGTGTTCCCTGAGACGTCGACAGCGCTCAGGGTCTTTCAGGAGCACCAAAGTCTTGGCCTCAATCTGGCGGATTCGTTCTCGTGTAACGCCGTAAATTTGCCCTATGGCATCCAGCGTTTTCTGTTCACCGTCCGTAAGTCCGAAGCGCAGGGCGATCACTCCAGCCTCGCGCTCCGTCAGCGTATCCAGAACCGCATGAACCTCGGCCGTCAACTGCTCTGCGGCAATAACCTCATCAACGTCCAGCGGATAAGGATCGATAAGCTGGTTAGCAAGGCTCTCCATCCCGCCTCTGCCGTCCGGTACTAGAAAGTCCAAGGAGAGAACTGACCTGGACGCGGTGAGAAGGTGCTCTACTTTTTCGACAGTGTTGTCCGAAAGCTTCGCAAGCTCCGTTACGTGATGTTTGATCCCGGCGCGGTCTGCTTCCCGAAGGATTCCCTGAATCTTGTTGACCTGCTCCACGATGTGGACCGGAAGCCTGATGAGGCGTGCCTGATCAGCCAAAGCCCGCGTAATTGCCTGGCGTATCCACCACGTGGCATAGGTAGAGAACTTGAAGCCAAGTGAGTAATCGAACTTACAGGCCGCACGATGCAGGCCGATGTTGCCTTCTTGTATGAGATCAAGGAAGTCCATGCCTTGTCCGGTGTGGCGCTTTGCTATGGAAACAACAAGACGGAGGTTGGCGCTGATGAGGGAGTGCATGGCGCTTTCCCCGAGCTGTGCGATTTGAGTTAGCTCGCGGGAGAGCTTCCTGCTGCGCCAAGCCGTATCGTCTAGTAAGTGCTGAGCGTAGAGACCGGCTTCGATCTCACGTGCGAGTTCAACCTCTTGCTGTGCTGTAAGCAAATCTGCTTGCGAGGCCCGCTTCAGGTAGTCCGCGACGCTGTCGGCGCTGTAGCCCGAGATGTCTCCGAGTCCTTCGAGCCAACCGTCATCCTGAAGATCGAACGCGGTGGGTGCATCTGATTCGGGCTCCTTGGGGACAGCGGGGACAGTTGATGCAGTTTCTGCCACAGAAGTCCGTGGCTCAAAAACTGCCTGGCCCTCGGAAGCAATAGGGGCCGATACTTGCACCTTTGGACGAAGGAAGTCCTTCAGTTGGTCAAGTTCGTGCTTGATATCGAAGAACTCCACGTGATCAGCAAAGGGCAGGACTTTCCCCAGGAACTCTTCGCCCTGAATGTCAGGGTCTTCCACGGTGCCCTTTGAATAGAGGACGACGAGGCGGCCGGCGCGATTATTTGCCTTCTTGCGGATGACGCGGCCGAGCCGCTGCACCATCTGACGTTGACTT from Arthrobacter sp. StoSoilB20 includes these protein-coding regions:
- a CDS encoding sigma-70 family RNA polymerase sigma factor yields the protein MPELVDAESNGMTDRVQRRLHTDQVSVSTSYDYAFLYAWQQEALKAWHSNARRGVVEAVTGAGKTRVGIAAAFEAIRQGIKVLILVPTAELQRQWLSSLKRDLPAARRGALGDGRTDTLDDVDVLVAIVHSASNRMTLRSHKAGLIIADECHRYAAPMFTGALQEGYAWRLGLTATYERADGEHENLLTPYFGGVVYNLWYDRALADEVIAPFDIALVGVELTPSEQVNYDDLSNTMSETSRHLESYAGIPRRPFHRFVAAVASLAASESPSREATLSRKYMRAMASRLTLLADAKTKYHALAAIKEIVDSSNGTLVFTQTQDSAKRAQELYTALGSTASALFSGMAKEDRRQGMDDFRSGASQILAAPRLLDEGIDVPEADLGIIVAANRSQRQMVQRLGRVIRKKANNRAGRLVVLYSKGTVEDPDIQGEEFLGKVLPFADHVEFFDIKHELDQLKDFLRPKVQVSAPIASEGQAVFEPRTSVAETASTVPAVPKEPESDAPTAFDLQDDGWLEGLGDISGYSADSVADYLKRASQADLLTAQQEVELAREIEAGLYAQHLLDDTAWRSRKLSRELTQIAQLGESAMHSLISANLRLVVSIAKRHTGQGMDFLDLIQEGNIGLHRAACKFDYSLGFKFSTYATWWIRQAITRALADQARLIRLPVHIVEQVNKIQGILREADRAGIKHHVTELAKLSDNTVEKVEHLLTASRSVLSLDFLVPDGRGGMESLANQLIDPYPLDVDEVIAAEQLTAEVHAVLDTLTEREAGVIALRFGLTDGEQKTLDAIGQIYGVTRERIRQIEAKTLVLLKDPERCRRLREHYYGGVTTPVEDSASA